The nucleotide sequence ACACAAATTCGGCTGGCTCGCACACGCGCACGACAGCTCGTGGATGGCGGCCAGACAACACGTCTGAGGAGACAGTGCTGTGACCGGGATCAAGACGACCGGCGAGAAGAAGCTGATGCTCTTCTCCGGCCGCGCCCACCCCGAGCTGGCCGAGGAGGTCGCGCACCAGCTGGGTGTCGGCCTCGTTCCGACCAAGGCGTTCGACTTCGCCAACGGTGAGATCTACGTCCGCTTCCAGGAGTCGGCCCGTGGCGCGGACTGCTTCCTGATCCAGAGCCACACGGCTCCGATCAACAAGTGGATCATGGAGCAGCTGATCATGATCGATGCTCTCAAGCGGGCCTCGGCCCGGAGCATCACCGTGATCATCCCGTCGTACGGCTACGCCCGTCAGGACAAGAAGCACCGCGGCCGCGAGCCGATCTCGGCGCGTCTGGTGGCGGACCTGCTGAAGACGGCCGGCGCGGACCGCATCCTGACCGTGGACCTGCACACGGACCAGATCCAGGGCTTCTTCGACGGCCCGGTGGACCACCTGTCGGCGCTGCCGGTGCTCGCGGACTACGTCGGTGCGAAGGTCGACCGTTCCAAGCTGACGATCGTCTCCCCGGACGCGGGCCGCGTGCGGGTCGCCGACCGCTGGTGCGACCGTCTCGACGCGCCGCTGGCGATCGTGCACAAGCGCCGTGACAAGGACGTCGCCAACCAGGTCACCGTGCACGAGGTCGTCGGTGACGTGAAGGGCCGCGTCTGTGTCCTGGTGGACGACATGGTCGACACCGGTGGCACGATCTGCGCCGCGGCCGACGCGCTGTTCGCGCACGGCGCCGAGGACGTCATCGTGACGGCCACGCACGGCATCCTGTCGGGTCCTGCGGCGGACCGTCTGAAGAACTCCAAGGTGAGCGAGTTCGTGTTCACGGACACGCTGCCGGTGCCGGGCGCGCTGGAGCTGGACAAGATCACGGTGCTGTCGATCGCGCCGACGATCGCGCGCGCGGTGCGCGAGGTGTTCGAGGACGGTTCGGTGACGAGCCTCTTCGAGGAGCACTGAGCCGTAGCCGGAGCAGTGGTGTGAGGGCCGTTTCCCCGTCCGGGGGAGCGGCCCTCCGCCGTGTTCGGGTGATCGATTGGGTGGTGGGGCGGGTGGCCGGTAGACTGCCGTAGTTGCTCGGCGAGGGAGGCCGTACCCATCGTGGTACCGGCGGTCCGTTATCGACGCGCTCTTCGTAGCAGGCCATCGCCAGTCGTGGCCGGGTGACCCAGATCTTTCGTCACCTTTCTACGAGGAGTGCACCATGTCCGAGGTCAAGCTCGCCGCTGCCGTCCGTACCGAGTTCGGCAAGGGCGCCGCCCGTGCGATCCGCCGCAACGCCCAGGTTCCCGCGGTCGTCTACGGCCACGGTTCCGAGCCGGCGCACGTGACCCTCCCGGCCCACGACCTGGCGCTCGCCCTGCGTACGCCGAACGTCCTGCTGTCCCTCGACATCGACGGCAAGAACGAGCTGGCGATCCCGAAGGCCGTCCAGCGTGACGCCATCAAGGGCTTCCTGGTCCACGTCGACCTGCTCCTCGTCAAGCGTGGCGAGAAGGTCACCGTCGAGATCCCCGTGCAGGCCGAGGGCGAGCTCGCCGCCGGTGGCAACCTGCTCGAGCACGTGCTCAGCACCCTTTCCGTCGAGGCCGAGGCCACCCACCTCCCCGAGGCCGTCTCGGTCTCCGTCGAGGGCCTGGAGGCCGGTGCCTCCGTCCTCGCCAAGGACATCACCCTGCCGAAGGGTGCGACCCTGGTGACCGACGCCGACGCCGTCGTCCTGCAGGTTCTGGCCGCGCAGGCCGAGGAGCCGGCCGCCGAGGGCGAGACCGAGGCCGCCGAGGGCGCCGAGGCCTGAGCCGTAGGCTCTGCTTGACGTGACGGGGTGACGGGCCGCACGGCCCGTCACCCCGTTTTTCGTATCTGGACGAGGAGACGTGGATCGGATGACCGACGACGCGAACGCGCCCTGGCTGATCGTCGGCCTCGGCAATCCCGGGCCGGAGTACGCGGCCAACCGTCACAACATCGGCTTCATGGTGGTCGATCTGCTCGCGGAGCGGATGCGCGGTTCGTTCAAGCGGGCCGGGAAGGCTCAGGCGCAGGTCGTCGAGGGCCGGATGGGCCCGCCGGGTCCGGCGAGCCGCCGGGTGATCCTGGCGAAGCCGATGTCGTACATGAACCTGTCGGGCGGTCCGGTGACGGCGCTGCGCGACTTCTACAAGGTGCCGACGGCGAACGTCGTGGCGGTCCACGACGAGCTGGACATCGACTACGGGGTGCTGCGGCTGAAGATCGGCGGCGGTGACAACGGGCACAACGGTCTGAAGTCGATGACGAAGGCGATGGGCGCGGAGTACCACCGGGTGCGGTGCGGGATCGGGCGTCCGCCGGGCCGGATGCAGGTCGCGGACTTCGTTCTGAAGGACTTCTCGTCGACGGAGCGCAAGGACCTGGACTGGTTCGTGGACCGGGCGGCGGACTCGGTGGAGTGCCTGGTGGCGGAGGGTCTGGAGCGCGCCCAGTCGGCGTACAACTCGTAGGGCCCTGGCGCCGGGAACGTACGACTGTACGATCGCGGGTCATGACGCACGTCCGTAACGCCGCCATGGCCCTCGTCGCCCTCCTGCTGCTCGTCGCGGGGGCCTGGGCGTCCTGGGATTCGGCCCAGCACGTCCTGCTCGCCAAGGGGCGGGAGCACGGCACGCTGACGGTGACCGGCTGCTCGGAGAAGACGTGCAGCGGCCGGTACGTGCCGGAGGACGCCGGCTTCCCGAGCCGGGCGCTGACGATCGCGCGGTCG is from Streptomyces venezuelae ATCC 10712 and encodes:
- the pth gene encoding aminoacyl-tRNA hydrolase; the encoded protein is MTDDANAPWLIVGLGNPGPEYAANRHNIGFMVVDLLAERMRGSFKRAGKAQAQVVEGRMGPPGPASRRVILAKPMSYMNLSGGPVTALRDFYKVPTANVVAVHDELDIDYGVLRLKIGGGDNGHNGLKSMTKAMGAEYHRVRCGIGRPPGRMQVADFVLKDFSSTERKDLDWFVDRAADSVECLVAEGLERAQSAYNS
- a CDS encoding ribose-phosphate diphosphokinase, which translates into the protein MTGIKTTGEKKLMLFSGRAHPELAEEVAHQLGVGLVPTKAFDFANGEIYVRFQESARGADCFLIQSHTAPINKWIMEQLIMIDALKRASARSITVIIPSYGYARQDKKHRGREPISARLVADLLKTAGADRILTVDLHTDQIQGFFDGPVDHLSALPVLADYVGAKVDRSKLTIVSPDAGRVRVADRWCDRLDAPLAIVHKRRDKDVANQVTVHEVVGDVKGRVCVLVDDMVDTGGTICAAADALFAHGAEDVIVTATHGILSGPAADRLKNSKVSEFVFTDTLPVPGALELDKITVLSIAPTIARAVREVFEDGSVTSLFEEH
- a CDS encoding 50S ribosomal protein L25/general stress protein Ctc; translated protein: MSEVKLAAAVRTEFGKGAARAIRRNAQVPAVVYGHGSEPAHVTLPAHDLALALRTPNVLLSLDIDGKNELAIPKAVQRDAIKGFLVHVDLLLVKRGEKVTVEIPVQAEGELAAGGNLLEHVLSTLSVEAEATHLPEAVSVSVEGLEAGASVLAKDITLPKGATLVTDADAVVLQVLAAQAEEPAAEGETEAAEGAEA